Proteins co-encoded in one Granulicella cerasi genomic window:
- a CDS encoding DUF3309 family protein, whose translation MIILLIVLILVFGFGGYRMGPGLGYYGGGGLSLILTIVLILLLLKVV comes from the coding sequence ATGATCATTCTGCTCATTGTCTTGATTCTGGTATTTGGCTTCGGCGGATATCGCATGGGTCCCGGACTGGGATACTACGGCGGCGGTGGCCTCAGCCTCATTCTGACGATCGTTCTGATCTTGCTTCTGCTGAAGGTGGTTTAA